Proteins from a genomic interval of Centroberyx gerrardi isolate f3 chromosome 23, fCenGer3.hap1.cur.20231027, whole genome shotgun sequence:
- the LOC139915721 gene encoding programmed cell death 1 ligand 1-like, which translates to MESCGRLLIICLCCHDIAAADQFPFTVSVTQSVYQAEEQCNVTLIWLYPATADMPLHTLFIDLLYVKPEPWRKIFHVENGMEDKLFPDEQYRGRVWCDAELARKGRIECQFSELRLNDTGTYHCVVAVGRDGHFKTCDLNVTAAKQPKTPEGPEQREPGRFGLIGVGAAALVALVALIARTAQKDQKACRAHCPKEQDQ; encoded by the exons ATGGAAAGCTGTGGCAGGCTGCTGATCATCTGTCTGTGCTGTCATGACATTG CTGCTGCAGACCAGTTTCCATTTACTGTCAGTGTAACTCAGAGCGTCTACCAGGCAGAGGAGCAGTGTAACGTCACTCTGATATGGCTCTACCCAGCCACGGCCGACATGCCTCTTCACACGCTGTTCATCGACCTTCTGTACGTCAAACCTGAACCGTGGAGGAAGATTTTCCATGTGGAAAACGGCATGGAGGACAAACTCTTTCCAGACGAGCAGTACAGGGGGCGAGTGTGGTGCGATGCAGAACTCGCCAGGAAGGGACGGATTGAATGCCAGTTCTCTGAACTCAGGCTCAACGACACAGGAACTTATCACTGTGTTGTAGCTGTTGGAAGGGACGGCCACTTTAAAACATGTGACCTCAATGTTACTG CTGCAAAACAACCGAAAACACCAGAAGGTCCAGAGCAGAGAGAACCTGGACGGTTTGGTCTCATCGGAGTTGGAGCAGCAGCTCTAGTAGCTTTAGTAGCTCTAATAGCTCGAACAGCTCAAAAAGATCAAAAAGCTTGTCGAGCCCATTGCCCAAAAGAACAAG ATCAATAG